A single region of the Mechercharimyces sp. CAU 1602 genome encodes:
- a CDS encoding SGNH/GDSL hydrolase family protein, whose translation MIKWLRVGIIFTLLFALTVVGSLDAVHAEGAETNKKIVQYTVIGDSIGLGFGAFKGYGPRYRDHMMKDTNKLVYVVNRSVGGWQSDELIDGLKNNKFIRSAVRNGDVVTWNIGGNDLRKARNKYMKGTCGGIDNEDCLRAALIDLKSDWVEATELIIELRDGKTSNLKTMNMYNPYVAEDKKAKSYDGTMSRFEVFKPYLDEMNRFIEEKQSMGYQMADVYTAFNGASQEEDPIKSGLIFIDGLHPNDKGHKEIAKSFRSLGYDKFSR comes from the coding sequence ATGATAAAGTGGCTCCGAGTTGGAATCATCTTCACCCTATTGTTTGCGCTTACAGTTGTGGGGAGTCTAGATGCGGTACATGCAGAGGGAGCAGAAACAAACAAAAAAATCGTACAATACACGGTTATAGGGGACTCCATCGGCTTGGGTTTTGGTGCATTTAAAGGTTATGGGCCACGCTATCGAGATCACATGATGAAAGACACAAATAAACTCGTTTATGTCGTTAATCGAAGTGTGGGTGGTTGGCAAAGTGATGAATTAATTGATGGACTTAAAAATAATAAATTTATACGTAGTGCTGTACGAAATGGCGATGTTGTCACCTGGAACATTGGTGGAAACGATTTGCGAAAAGCACGTAACAAATACATGAAAGGTACATGCGGTGGCATTGACAACGAAGATTGTTTACGGGCCGCACTCATCGATTTAAAATCAGATTGGGTTGAGGCGACCGAACTAATTATCGAGCTAAGAGATGGCAAAACATCTAACTTAAAGACGATGAATATGTACAATCCTTATGTTGCAGAAGATAAGAAGGCAAAAAGTTATGATGGCACAATGTCAAGATTTGAAGTTTTCAAACCTTACTTAGATGAAATGAATCGATTTATCGAGGAGAAGCAAAGTATGGGGTATCAAATGGCAGATGTGTACACAGCATTTAATGGTGCATCTCAGGAAGAAGACCCAATAAAATCAGGGTTAATCTTTATTGATGGACTACATCCAAATGACAAAGGTCACAAAGAAATTGCAAAATCTTTCCGCTCCTTAGGATATGATAAATTTTCTCGTTAA
- a CDS encoding SBBP repeat-containing protein, with product MGMYGESKGKGNRLESDQARWFLECGIWVDFLSRGVQISNQAKTICTLRFLQGCDHMYPQKSSGNGSKDTITYSKVWPGIDVVFYKENDALKYDFILQPGAQIDCIRLEYDGGKELFLDEAGNLRVITVNGIIHEKKPVSHQGEGEKKRFLSTRFDLHSDDQVIGFKLEEEYDSTKVLTIDPIVFYSTYLGGTEFDNGLGIVADQDGNAFVTGNTNSTNFPVTSGAFQSMVTSAESIEAFVSKINATGSSLIYSTYLGGRGTDSGQGIRVDTMGNAYIIGRTSSTNFPVTSSAFQTMLRGTLSAFITKLNVVGSSLVYSTYLGGGGVDNGAGIDLDENNNAYVTGDTSSTNFPLVTGAFQTVLLGKEAAFVSKLNVAGTSLIYSTYLGGEEFDGGTGIAVDSSLQAYIVGATNSVKFPVTTNAFQTILAGNSDAFVSKLNALGTSLIYSTFLGGSENDGGNGIDLDGANHAYVTGLTNSKDFPTTNNAFQTLLAGSSDVFVTKLNATGSALVYSTFVGGTDSDVGKGIAVDSFGSAWVVGETVSSDYPVTSDAFQDSISNLTGLDEAFITQVSFSGQGLIFSSYLGGVDTDTGSAVTVDSDNNALMTGSTGSSDYPVTFNAVQTQLAGGFDAFVLKVGELISVGPTGPTGSTGPTGSMGITGPSGARGPRGRRGPRGPRGPRGTGEGEFDV from the coding sequence ATGGGTATGTATGGTGAAAGTAAAGGGAAAGGTAATCGCTTAGAAAGTGATCAAGCTAGATGGTTTTTGGAGTGTGGTATATGGGTGGATTTTCTTTCTCGTGGAGTTCAAATAAGTAATCAAGCAAAAACGATCTGTACTCTTCGCTTCTTACAGGGTTGTGACCACATGTATCCACAAAAATCATCTGGAAACGGATCGAAAGATACGATTACCTATTCAAAAGTATGGCCAGGTATAGATGTAGTATTTTACAAGGAAAATGATGCACTGAAATATGACTTCATTTTACAACCAGGGGCACAAATAGATTGTATACGACTTGAGTATGACGGTGGAAAAGAGCTATTTCTTGATGAGGCAGGGAACTTAAGGGTGATAACTGTAAATGGAATCATACATGAAAAGAAACCCGTTAGCCATCAAGGCGAAGGTGAGAAAAAGCGGTTTCTTTCTACTAGATTTGATTTACACTCAGATGATCAGGTGATTGGTTTTAAACTCGAAGAAGAATACGATTCCACTAAAGTACTTACCATTGATCCCATAGTATTTTACTCTACTTATCTCGGCGGAACAGAATTTGATAATGGGCTCGGAATTGTAGCTGATCAGGATGGAAATGCTTTCGTGACAGGGAATACAAACTCAACTAATTTCCCTGTTACATCGGGTGCTTTTCAAAGTATGGTAACATCGGCTGAGAGCATTGAAGCATTTGTTAGTAAAATAAATGCGACTGGAAGTTCACTTATTTACTCCACTTATTTAGGAGGAAGAGGGACGGATAGTGGACAGGGAATTCGTGTTGATACCATGGGTAATGCTTATATCATTGGAAGAACAAGTTCAACAAATTTTCCCGTTACATCAAGCGCTTTTCAAACCATGCTACGAGGGACTTTGAGTGCATTTATTACAAAGTTGAATGTTGTCGGAAGCTCTCTTGTCTACTCTACGTATTTGGGTGGAGGTGGGGTCGATAACGGAGCGGGGATTGACTTAGATGAGAATAATAATGCTTATGTAACTGGAGATACCAGCTCTACAAATTTCCCTCTAGTCACAGGTGCTTTTCAAACAGTCCTTCTTGGAAAGGAAGCCGCGTTTGTCAGTAAGTTGAATGTAGCGGGTACTTCTCTTATATACTCTACTTATTTAGGAGGAGAAGAATTCGATGGAGGAACGGGCATTGCAGTAGATTCTAGTTTACAAGCTTACATCGTTGGAGCGACAAATTCAGTCAAATTCCCAGTAACGACAAATGCCTTTCAAACTATACTTGCAGGGAACAGCGATGCTTTTGTTTCGAAACTAAACGCATTAGGTACCTCCCTTATATATTCCACCTTTTTGGGAGGAAGTGAAAACGACGGAGGTAATGGGATAGATCTTGATGGTGCCAATCATGCTTATGTAACAGGCTTGACTAATTCAAAAGATTTTCCCACCACAAATAATGCTTTTCAAACTCTTCTAGCTGGATCAAGTGATGTGTTTGTCACCAAACTAAATGCAACTGGCAGTGCTTTGGTCTATTCCACTTTTGTAGGTGGAACAGATAGCGATGTAGGAAAAGGAATAGCTGTTGATTCATTTGGATCTGCTTGGGTCGTAGGGGAAACCGTTTCATCTGACTATCCGGTCACTTCAGATGCTTTTCAAGATAGTATTTCAAATTTGACGGGGTTAGATGAGGCGTTTATTACACAAGTTAGTTTTTCGGGTCAAGGGCTCATTTTCTCTTCCTATCTTGGAGGGGTTGATACAGATACGGGCAGTGCTGTTACTGTTGATAGTGATAATAATGCGCTTATGACGGGTTCAACAGGCTCATCAGATTACCCGGTCACCTTTAATGCGGTTCAAACCCAATTGGCTGGTGGATTTGATGCCTTCGTTCTCAAAGTGGGGGAATTGATTTCTGTTGGACCAACGGGCCCGACTGGTTCAACGGGACCAACTGGATCAATGGGAATAACGGGACCATCAGGCGCGCGCGGACCAAGGGGAAGAAGAGGACCGAGAGGCCCACGTGGCCCACGCGGGACAGGGGAAGGCGAGTTTGATGTATGA
- a CDS encoding SBBP repeat-containing protein, translating into MNRSKTLLFQPMGDTYATIGEGHCYIFDKGGVQFFINGVSELMLRFVGAHEEVVPKGVSQNERGFQSVVYKDIWQGIDVVFYGQGEQLKYDMMVYPGANIENICWRYEGGDDVVLSEQGDLLVYSKKSILREGKPLSIQFTDKGKREIETRFQLYSDGCVGFAVEQEYDPTKVLMIDPLVFYSTYLGGSGNDRGLGIAVDEEKSAYVTGTTSSTNFPVTSGAFQTQLAGGLIDVFVSKFNKQGNLLYSTYLGGSDSDSNGGITVDSSRNAYVTGRTESTDFPITSGAFQTFLRGSASAFITKLNETGSTLLYSTYLGGASFDTGESIAIDENNRAYVTGSTSSSNFPITSGAFQTQLEGSSDAFITKLNATGSTLFYSTYLGGNGVERALGIVADTSNQAYIVGSTSSTNFPTTVGAFQTVLGGGRDVFVTKMNATGTSLIYSTYLGGSSNDDGNAIDLNDGYAYVTGCTRSTNFPTTNNAFQTIASGAQDAFVTKFNPAGSNIVYSTLLGGTERDEGNGIAVNSFGMAWVIGSTQSTNFPVTSETFQDSLSGDSDAFITLLSYTGQGLSFSSYLGGNSDDTGNGVTVDRDDIAYGIGETESNDFPVTDGAFQTEFGGGAQDAFLIRVGEQFGATGPTGATGPTGTTGSQGPRGPRGRRGPRGARGARGIGGGMEG; encoded by the coding sequence ATGAATAGATCGAAAACCCTCTTGTTCCAGCCGATGGGAGATACTTATGCTACAATTGGTGAGGGCCATTGCTATATATTTGACAAAGGGGGCGTACAGTTTTTTATAAATGGAGTTTCTGAACTTATGCTACGGTTTGTAGGTGCACACGAGGAAGTTGTACCTAAAGGAGTAAGTCAGAATGAGCGAGGGTTTCAGTCTGTAGTCTACAAGGATATTTGGCAGGGAATCGATGTCGTATTTTATGGACAAGGGGAACAATTGAAGTATGATATGATGGTGTACCCAGGTGCCAATATTGAGAATATCTGTTGGCGTTACGAGGGTGGAGACGATGTTGTATTAAGTGAACAAGGAGATTTATTGGTATATTCGAAAAAAAGTATTCTTCGTGAAGGCAAACCGTTAAGTATCCAGTTTACAGATAAAGGGAAAAGAGAGATAGAGACACGTTTTCAGCTTTATTCAGATGGATGTGTTGGATTTGCCGTAGAGCAAGAGTATGATCCCACGAAGGTACTCATGATAGATCCACTTGTTTTTTATTCTACTTATTTAGGAGGATCCGGCAATGATCGGGGGCTTGGTATTGCAGTCGATGAGGAGAAGAGTGCCTATGTGACTGGAACGACATCTTCAACTAATTTTCCCGTAACATCAGGAGCATTTCAAACTCAACTTGCGGGTGGCCTTATAGATGTATTTGTTAGTAAATTTAATAAGCAGGGAAACCTTCTCTATTCCACTTACTTAGGAGGATCTGATTCTGATTCTAACGGTGGTATCACGGTGGACTCATCAAGAAACGCCTATGTAACAGGGAGGACAGAGTCGACGGATTTCCCGATAACTTCAGGTGCTTTCCAGACTTTTTTACGCGGGAGCGCATCGGCATTTATTACAAAGCTGAATGAAACAGGATCCACACTTTTGTATTCTACTTATCTAGGCGGCGCCAGCTTCGATACTGGGGAATCTATTGCTATCGACGAAAATAATCGCGCTTATGTTACAGGTAGTACTAGTTCCTCAAATTTCCCTATAACCTCAGGTGCATTTCAAACGCAGTTAGAAGGTTCGTCAGACGCCTTTATAACCAAACTTAATGCGACGGGATCCACTTTATTTTACTCTACCTATTTAGGTGGAAATGGAGTGGAGCGAGCACTGGGTATTGTAGCGGATACCAGTAATCAAGCTTATATTGTGGGTAGTACATCATCTACTAATTTCCCGACAACAGTAGGAGCATTTCAAACTGTACTAGGCGGAGGAAGAGACGTCTTCGTTACTAAGATGAATGCTACTGGCACCAGTTTGATTTATTCTACTTATCTCGGTGGATCAAGTAACGATGATGGAAATGCCATCGACTTGAACGATGGCTATGCATATGTAACGGGATGCACCCGTTCTACTAATTTCCCAACGACGAACAACGCTTTTCAGACTATAGCGTCGGGGGCTCAAGATGCTTTTGTTACGAAATTTAATCCGGCGGGGAGCAATATAGTTTATTCTACTCTTTTAGGTGGGACGGAAAGAGATGAGGGCAATGGAATTGCTGTAAACTCGTTTGGGATGGCTTGGGTGATAGGAAGTACTCAATCGACAAATTTCCCAGTAACTTCAGAAACATTTCAAGATAGTTTGTCAGGTGATAGTGATGCGTTTATTACCTTGTTAAGTTATACAGGTCAAGGGCTCTCCTTTTCTTCGTATTTAGGAGGCAATAGTGATGATACTGGTAATGGCGTGACGGTGGATCGAGACGATATTGCATATGGTATAGGTGAAACAGAATCAAATGATTTTCCTGTGACCGACGGTGCTTTCCAAACTGAATTTGGGGGTGGTGCTCAAGATGCCTTCCTGATAAGAGTAGGAGAGCAGTTTGGGGCCACTGGTCCAACGGGAGCTACTGGTCCAACAGGAACTACCGGGTCACAAGGACCGAGGGGGCCGAGAGGGAGGAGAGGACCGAGAGGGGCTAGAGGAGCACGAGGTATTGGTGGGGGTATGGAAGGTTAG
- a CDS encoding SBBP repeat-containing protein, which produces MNHIRNKSGQSLFNFFHHVDQGESIYRSERKEVNLMLYADGICYGYVPSNAGFKFCKYVNIHFIHSCKEMKLRGIGRKGLHMGDYTYYEGVVYENVWPGIDIVFYGCEPLKYDVLVQPGSCIEDIRFHYEGGSHPYINEEGDLYVFTNQGMVREQKPISYQWINGKRIPISTHFHLYPDHTVGFKIDEAYDRSQLLTIDPVVFYVSYLGGSGVDDGQAIAVDSLGNAYVTGSTTSTNFPITSGSFQTMNASIVAMDAYITKFNARGNSLLYSTFIGGSSVDVGLGITVDLVQNAYVTGSTASSDFPVTSGAFQTVLAGLADAYLLKINAQGSSLLYSTYLGGGLGLSIGTSVSVDSDNRAYIVGDTDATNFPTTSGAFQTLFGGGRDVFVTKINDSGSGLLYSTFLGGSGEDDGSGIAIDQNQQAYVTGNTTSSDFPTTSGAFQSTPPGVVNAFITKLNSTGTSLLYSTYLGGSLVTMGMAIDLDEAKNAYVTGFTVSTDFPVTNNAFQTMKSTSTAFAPTAFVTKMNATGRNTVYSTYLGGDVAQIGNGIAVDDFGAAWVTGATFSTDFPITSDAFQDSLASATTTQFSSDVFVTQMSYSGQGISFSSYLGGIGEDTGRDIAVDFDGIAYLTGETSSTNFPVTLAAFQTTSPSTNNNESAFVAKVGSLTSVGPRGATGSTGPRGMRGIRGPRGPRGPRTRGEGELNF; this is translated from the coding sequence ATGAATCATATAAGAAATAAGAGTGGGCAATCACTCTTCAATTTCTTCCATCACGTTGATCAGGGGGAGTCTATCTATAGATCGGAACGAAAAGAGGTAAATCTTATGTTATATGCAGACGGAATATGCTATGGGTATGTTCCGTCAAATGCTGGGTTTAAATTTTGTAAATATGTAAATATTCATTTTATTCACTCGTGTAAAGAGATGAAGTTGAGGGGAATCGGGCGCAAGGGGCTTCATATGGGTGACTATACCTATTATGAAGGCGTTGTGTATGAAAACGTATGGCCAGGTATAGATATCGTTTTTTACGGATGTGAGCCATTAAAGTATGACGTACTTGTTCAGCCGGGTTCATGTATCGAAGATATACGCTTTCATTATGAAGGAGGGAGCCATCCTTATATTAACGAAGAAGGAGATCTATATGTCTTTACGAACCAAGGTATGGTAAGGGAACAAAAACCTATTAGCTATCAATGGATAAATGGTAAAAGAATACCGATTTCCACTCATTTTCACCTGTATCCGGATCATACCGTTGGGTTTAAAATAGACGAAGCATACGATCGATCCCAACTGCTTACAATAGACCCGGTTGTTTTTTATGTGTCTTATTTAGGGGGAAGTGGAGTTGATGATGGGCAGGCGATTGCTGTTGATTCTTTAGGTAATGCTTATGTAACTGGAAGTACGACATCTACAAATTTCCCTATTACATCGGGTTCATTTCAAACAATGAATGCTTCTATTGTAGCAATGGATGCCTATATTACGAAATTTAATGCCAGAGGAAATTCTCTTCTTTATTCTACATTTATTGGAGGAAGTTCAGTAGATGTAGGGCTTGGCATTACTGTTGATCTAGTACAAAATGCCTATGTGACAGGCAGTACAGCTTCTTCTGATTTCCCTGTAACGTCAGGGGCTTTTCAGACAGTGCTTGCAGGTTTGGCAGATGCTTACCTTCTGAAGATTAATGCACAAGGGAGCTCGCTTCTTTATTCCACTTATCTAGGGGGTGGATTGGGCTTAAGTATCGGTACTAGCGTGTCTGTTGACAGTGATAATCGAGCGTATATTGTAGGGGATACTGATGCGACTAATTTTCCCACTACATCGGGAGCGTTCCAAACTCTATTTGGTGGCGGCAGAGATGTATTTGTTACGAAAATCAATGATTCAGGAAGCGGTCTTCTCTATTCTACTTTTTTAGGAGGAAGTGGAGAAGATGATGGGAGTGGTATTGCTATAGATCAAAACCAACAAGCCTATGTGACAGGCAATACCACTTCCAGCGATTTCCCCACAACTTCTGGAGCTTTTCAATCAACACCACCTGGAGTTGTAAACGCTTTTATTACTAAGTTAAATTCCACCGGAACCTCACTGCTGTATTCAACGTACCTTGGCGGAAGCTTAGTAACCATGGGTATGGCGATTGATCTTGATGAAGCTAAGAATGCTTATGTGACGGGATTTACTGTATCAACAGATTTTCCGGTAACCAATAATGCATTCCAGACGATGAAATCTACCTCTACCGCTTTTGCACCGACCGCATTTGTTACTAAAATGAATGCAACAGGTAGAAATACAGTTTACTCCACCTATCTAGGTGGTGATGTCGCTCAGATTGGAAATGGAATTGCAGTGGATGATTTTGGAGCTGCCTGGGTAACAGGGGCTACGTTTTCGACGGACTTTCCTATTACTTCCGATGCTTTTCAGGATAGCTTGGCTTCTGCAACCACCACACAATTTTCTTCTGATGTTTTTGTTACCCAGATGAGTTATTCCGGACAAGGAATTTCCTTCTCTTCCTACTTGGGAGGGATAGGCGAGGATACTGGGAGAGATATCGCGGTAGATTTCGATGGGATTGCTTATCTTACAGGCGAAACTTCTTCTACTAACTTTCCAGTCACACTCGCCGCTTTTCAAACAACCAGCCCCTCCACCAATAACAACGAAAGCGCCTTTGTTGCGAAGGTGGGCTCCCTTACTTCTGTAGGTCCACGTGGGGCTACTGGCTCCACTGGACCTAGGGGAATGAGAGGAATTCGTGGACCGCGTGGCCCTAGAGGACCACGGACTAGAGGTGAAGGGGAGTTGAATTTTTAA
- a CDS encoding DUF2834 domain-containing protein, which produces MRKWYLSLGIIGTVFPYYFLIQFLGDNGLDFGLLFELLFANTISSFFAVDFFVSCVVFLVFMFKESRKYNMKETWICLLTLFTVGLSLALPLFLFFRYSYVYPKEEVENRE; this is translated from the coding sequence GTGAGAAAATGGTATTTAAGCTTAGGGATAATTGGAACTGTGTTCCCATATTATTTTCTTATTCAATTCTTAGGGGATAATGGACTTGATTTCGGTTTATTGTTTGAATTATTGTTTGCTAACACGATCTCATCCTTTTTTGCAGTTGATTTTTTTGTCTCATGTGTTGTTTTCTTGGTATTTATGTTCAAGGAATCACGCAAGTATAACATGAAAGAAACATGGATTTGCCTGTTAACTTTATTTACAGTTGGTCTATCTTTAGCTCTACCTTTATTTTTGTTTTTTAGATATTCATATGTTTATCCTAAAGAGGAAGTAGAGAATAGAGAATAA
- a CDS encoding FkbM family methyltransferase produces MNGTYLGNDRMLIRPCYGGRLLIPASDRSITPKLMDKGDIDPHVTSFLLKNVSRGHTVVDVGAGSGFYTVLMGRRVGKEGRCISYEPHPTLYSYLRDNLIINGFGEEVIPFPLAAYSENKVMSFYQSERYIMYSSLKNHHPQDHQRFPDHSQQIEVQCVELDEHLQDLSYIHLLKLDIGGSECQALMGLNNLMKDRVGMLLLEYNRARLQDDIADLHELFSIYEKNYEKKLYELDVEGNLVKTNLQRIVQHNRNTNLVLI; encoded by the coding sequence ATGAATGGCACATACCTCGGGAATGATCGAATGCTAATACGCCCCTGTTATGGAGGACGACTACTTATACCTGCAAGTGATCGAAGTATCACTCCTAAGTTGATGGACAAAGGAGATATAGACCCGCACGTCACATCGTTTTTGCTCAAAAATGTCTCCCGCGGTCACACGGTGGTTGACGTAGGGGCGGGTAGTGGATTTTACACGGTACTGATGGGTAGAAGAGTGGGAAAAGAGGGAAGATGTATCAGTTACGAACCTCATCCAACACTTTATTCTTATTTAAGAGATAATCTCATTATAAACGGATTTGGCGAAGAGGTGATCCCATTTCCGTTAGCGGCTTATTCGGAAAATAAAGTGATGAGCTTTTATCAATCTGAACGCTATATTATGTATAGTTCTTTAAAAAACCATCATCCCCAAGATCACCAGCGATTTCCTGATCATTCTCAGCAGATAGAGGTTCAATGTGTAGAGCTGGATGAGCACTTACAGGATTTATCATATATTCATTTACTCAAGCTTGATATTGGGGGCAGTGAATGTCAAGCATTGATGGGCTTAAACAATTTGATGAAGGATAGAGTAGGTATGTTGCTGTTGGAGTATAATCGCGCAAGGTTACAAGATGATATAGCGGATCTACATGAGTTGTTTTCAATATATGAAAAAAATTATGAGAAAAAATTATATGAACTTGATGTAGAAGGTAATCTTGTGAAGACAAACCTTCAACGGATAGTTCAACATAATCGTAATACGAATCTTGTGCTGATATAA
- a CDS encoding multicopper oxidase family protein, which yields MEFEKFVNPLPIPPVIQPFKKKRLYTSYRVEMREGKHQFDRSLPPSTIWGYNGIYPGPTFNVRVNERVRVKWINNLPDQQFLPVDTTVLTPAQKEILPITGLSVVHLHGGRTQAVYDGFPTAWYSKNLNHVGPTFFSDVFEYLNGQRPTTLMYHDHAFALTRLNVYAGLFGFYIIRSLKEEALVLPRGDFEMPLVIQDKSFNLDGSLFYPDQPVPNPSGIIPSIVPEFFGDNLLVNGKLYPYLEVEPRKYRFRILNLANARFFRMRLSSQQPFIQIGSDGGLLAKPVRVEELLLGPAERADVIIDFSGNKGEAITITNDAPSPFPTGTPVNSNTNMVMQFRVTLPLSSRDGSRIPSVLSRITPLKKTESINTRDITLDESTDQFGRLKLLLNNTPFADFVTITPTLNTVEVWRFINTTPDSHPIHVHLVEFQILHRQNFDVNRFTQTGELIFTSEKILPAPNERGFKDTVRADPGQVTTIIARYGPFSGRYVLHCHIIEHEDWEMMRPFDVIDDFEE from the coding sequence GTGGAGTTCGAAAAATTCGTTAACCCACTTCCAATTCCCCCCGTCATCCAGCCTTTTAAGAAAAAAAGGTTATATACGTCCTATAGAGTAGAGATGAGAGAAGGAAAGCATCAGTTTGATCGATCTCTCCCTCCTTCTACCATCTGGGGATACAATGGAATCTATCCAGGACCGACGTTTAATGTAAGAGTCAATGAACGTGTCCGCGTGAAATGGATCAATAACCTTCCTGATCAACAATTTCTCCCTGTTGATACGACAGTCCTTACTCCAGCACAAAAAGAAATCCTCCCAATAACTGGGCTTTCGGTGGTGCATCTACACGGAGGAAGAACGCAAGCCGTATATGATGGTTTTCCCACTGCTTGGTACTCGAAAAACCTTAACCATGTTGGGCCTACATTTTTCTCGGATGTGTTTGAGTACCTAAATGGGCAACGACCGACCACACTTATGTATCACGATCATGCATTTGCCCTTACGAGACTAAATGTTTATGCTGGTCTATTTGGTTTTTATATTATTCGTAGCTTAAAAGAGGAGGCACTCGTACTTCCCCGAGGAGATTTCGAAATGCCCCTAGTGATACAGGACAAGTCATTTAACTTAGATGGATCTTTGTTTTATCCTGATCAACCTGTACCTAACCCTTCAGGGATTATTCCATCGATTGTTCCAGAGTTCTTTGGCGATAACCTCCTTGTGAATGGGAAGCTGTACCCATATCTTGAGGTGGAGCCTCGTAAATACCGGTTTCGAATATTAAATCTGGCCAATGCCCGTTTTTTCCGTATGAGGCTAAGTTCTCAGCAACCCTTTATCCAAATAGGTTCCGATGGCGGACTACTGGCAAAGCCTGTTCGAGTAGAAGAATTGCTCCTAGGGCCTGCTGAACGAGCAGATGTAATTATCGACTTTTCCGGAAACAAAGGGGAAGCCATTACGATTACTAATGATGCCCCTTCGCCTTTTCCAACTGGTACACCCGTTAACAGCAACACGAATATGGTGATGCAATTTCGTGTAACGCTCCCTCTCTCCAGTAGAGATGGAAGTCGTATACCCAGTGTCCTTAGTCGCATTACGCCGCTGAAAAAAACAGAGTCTATAAACACACGTGACATTACACTAGATGAGTCGACCGATCAATTTGGAAGACTTAAGCTACTATTAAACAATACACCTTTTGCAGATTTTGTGACCATTACGCCTACACTTAATACAGTTGAAGTGTGGCGCTTTATAAACACAACTCCTGATTCCCACCCCATTCATGTTCATCTGGTGGAGTTTCAAATCCTGCATAGGCAAAACTTTGATGTTAATCGATTTACACAAACAGGAGAGTTGATATTTACATCCGAGAAAATCCTTCCTGCTCCCAATGAAAGAGGGTTTAAAGATACCGTGCGGGCTGATCCAGGTCAAGTAACAACAATTATTGCTCGCTATGGTCCTTTTAGTGGGAGATACGTTCTTCATTGTCATATTATTGAACATGAAGATTGGGAAATGATGCGTCCTTTTGACGTGATTGATGATTTTGAAGAATGA
- a CDS encoding DUF6143 family protein, whose translation MSDQLQTVTTIPPTPELIRRVEGKHFSGQSGLLSPEGARFAWAGLFNPLHSGVNVVLDTAEKYNLSSQPMTAKILFNALPTGRQITSSQISSTNTSPLRSPSPIPRAKVKFNSATTSPFKGGKFISIRRLPANSTVITPITSLGSVIIAPRSTLISVFISPSPTKARESFAWWEVPLQECRK comes from the coding sequence ATGTCAGACCAATTACAAACTGTGACTACGATTCCTCCTACTCCGGAGTTAATTCGCAGGGTTGAAGGGAAGCATTTTAGTGGGCAATCGGGTTTACTTTCTCCCGAAGGAGCAAGATTCGCTTGGGCAGGTTTGTTTAATCCGCTTCATTCAGGGGTTAATGTGGTTTTAGATACAGCAGAAAAATATAATTTATCATCTCAGCCAATGACAGCTAAAATATTATTTAACGCTCTGCCCACAGGTAGGCAAATTACATCTTCCCAAATCTCCTCAACCAATACCTCTCCACTACGTTCTCCTTCACCCATCCCACGGGCAAAAGTGAAGTTTAATTCCGCTACTACTAGTCCTTTCAAGGGTGGTAAGTTTATTTCCATCCGACGTTTACCAGCAAACTCTACGGTTATCACTCCTATCACATCTCTTGGAAGTGTAATTATAGCTCCTAGGAGTACACTAATCTCTGTATTTATTAGCCCTAGTCCTACAAAAGCCCGTGAAAGTTTCGCCTGGTGGGAGGTACCTTTACAGGAGTGCAGGAAATAA
- a CDS encoding SRPBCC domain-containing protein: MSAEGVKKEMVSSTDGQVLTIEYELNAPKKVVFDAYSNSENLASWWGPKGWKTENLTFEFKPNGVWHYCMRCVDQSQGEYYGQESRGKAVYQEIVPDEKIIYTDSFVDKEGNPLDGMPEIFVAIHFEDDGDGTKMTMRSEFASSDILQQMIDMGIEEGCASQFSRLDDFLETKM; encoded by the coding sequence ATGTCGGCTGAGGGAGTAAAAAAAGAGATGGTATCAAGTACAGATGGACAGGTATTAACTATTGAGTATGAGCTGAATGCTCCTAAAAAAGTGGTTTTTGACGCTTATTCTAACTCTGAAAACTTAGCTAGCTGGTGGGGTCCGAAAGGGTGGAAGACTGAAAACCTCACATTTGAGTTTAAGCCTAACGGAGTGTGGCATTATTGTATGCGATGTGTTGATCAAAGCCAAGGAGAATATTATGGGCAAGAGTCCCGCGGTAAAGCGGTGTATCAAGAGATTGTTCCAGATGAGAAAATCATCTATACGGATTCATTTGTAGATAAGGAAGGAAACCCTCTTGATGGGATGCCAGAAATATTTGTTGCAATACACTTTGAAGACGATGGTGATGGAACAAAAATGACGATGCGCTCTGAATTTGCTTCGAGTGATATTTTGCAACAAATGATTGATATGGGCATTGAAGAAGGGTGTGCATCACAATTTAGTCGCTTAGATGATTTTTTGGAAACAAAAATGTAA